Proteins encoded within one genomic window of Citricoccus muralis:
- a CDS encoding ParB N-terminal domain-containing protein, protein MTDPQIGSIQLDRTVDSIIVGTRHRADLGDIDALAASIDRDGLLQPLTITIDGVLVCGARRLAAIKKLGWRTVNVWVRSGLSDRLGQLLAEQDDNMLHKPYTQLEAAGLYRELKQVMAEDAARRKSATQFSSENQPGNDGGANFAPPSNGPLGKAREQAAAMIPGGASHTTLEKIGYLEDIAHNPTQPETMRAEAAAGLERIEAGDPVHPIYQAIRDADTTARERREAEMHARAEAAVAQAKSIKKGKRTPPRPLPLVTGDGQPVRYPLRAFVQTWGELTNWWTHYDADTLAAELTDEQFENFLTTADGTVRFADALRAARDGAAERPRLRAL, encoded by the coding sequence GTGACCGACCCGCAGATCGGCAGCATCCAGCTCGACCGCACCGTCGATTCGATCATCGTCGGTACCCGGCACCGCGCCGACCTCGGCGACATCGACGCCCTCGCGGCCTCCATCGACCGCGACGGGCTGCTGCAACCGCTCACGATCACCATCGACGGGGTGCTGGTGTGCGGGGCGCGACGCCTGGCCGCGATCAAGAAGCTCGGCTGGCGCACCGTCAACGTGTGGGTGCGCAGCGGCCTGTCCGACCGGCTCGGGCAGCTCCTCGCCGAGCAGGACGACAACATGCTCCACAAGCCCTACACCCAGCTCGAAGCCGCCGGCCTCTACCGCGAGCTCAAGCAGGTCATGGCCGAAGACGCCGCCCGCCGGAAGTCCGCCACCCAGTTCAGCAGCGAGAACCAGCCCGGAAACGACGGTGGTGCAAACTTTGCACCACCGTCAAACGGGCCGCTCGGAAAGGCCCGTGAACAGGCGGCGGCGATGATTCCCGGCGGCGCGTCACACACGACGCTGGAGAAGATCGGCTACCTCGAAGACATCGCCCACAACCCCACCCAGCCAGAGACCATGCGCGCCGAGGCTGCCGCCGGGCTGGAACGGATCGAGGCCGGCGACCCGGTGCATCCGATCTACCAGGCGATCCGCGACGCCGACACCACCGCGCGGGAGCGGCGCGAGGCAGAGATGCACGCCCGTGCCGAAGCAGCCGTTGCCCAGGCGAAGTCGATCAAGAAGGGCAAGCGCACCCCGCCCCGCCCCCTGCCGCTCGTCACCGGCGACGGGCAACCCGTCCGCTACCCGCTGCGCGCGTTCGTGCAGACCTGGGGCGAGCTGACGAACTGGTGGACCCACTACGACGCCGACACCCTCGCAGCCGAACTGACCGACGAGCAGTTCGAGAACTTCCTCACCACCGCCGACGGCACCGTCCGGTTCGCCGACGCCCTCCGAGCCGCCCGCGACGGCGCCGCCGAGCGCCCACGACTCCGCGCGCTCTGA
- a CDS encoding DUF2637 domain-containing protein, whose amino-acid sequence MREQQGRRWAAMTAVAGTVFIAAGAFWLSFTSLADLAARSGIGAGQAWAWPLIVDGIIVVATVAVVALAGQRSAWYPWALLVGGALVSVTANAIHAVVAADADVPRMLAASVAAVPPVVLLAITHLTVILTRTTDPDNEPADAVSFSTTTAESMPALPSGETEAGRRDDGVADRRALGWELREAGWSNKRIARELGVHPSTVGRWFAVAHLTDTTDTADEREETTP is encoded by the coding sequence ATGCGCGAACAGCAGGGGCGGCGCTGGGCCGCTATGACGGCGGTCGCGGGGACGGTGTTCATCGCCGCCGGGGCGTTCTGGCTGTCCTTCACGTCGCTGGCCGATCTGGCCGCTCGCTCCGGGATCGGGGCGGGGCAGGCGTGGGCGTGGCCGCTGATCGTGGACGGCATCATCGTCGTCGCCACGGTCGCCGTCGTCGCCCTCGCCGGGCAGCGCTCGGCCTGGTATCCGTGGGCGCTGCTGGTCGGCGGCGCGCTCGTGTCGGTGACGGCGAACGCCATTCACGCCGTCGTAGCCGCAGACGCCGACGTTCCCAGGATGCTTGCGGCCTCGGTCGCAGCGGTGCCGCCCGTCGTGCTGCTGGCCATCACGCACCTGACCGTGATCCTCACCCGCACCACAGACCCCGACAACGAACCTGCCGACGCCGTGTCGTTCTCGACGACCACTGCGGAGTCGATGCCCGCGCTGCCGTCCGGCGAGACGGAGGCTGGCCGTCGCGACGACGGTGTGGCGGATCGGCGGGCGCTGGGGTGGGAGCTGCGAGAGGCGGGCTGGTCGAACAAGCGTATCGCCCGTGAACTCGGGGTGCATCCCTCGACCGTGGGCCGCTGGTTCGCCGTCGCGCACCTCACTGACACAACCGATACCGCCGACGAGCGGGAGGAGACGACCCCATGA